From a single Desulfonatronovibrio hydrogenovorans DSM 9292 genomic region:
- a CDS encoding MBL fold metallo-hydrolase, translating to MLKLKQFNLGPLETNCYLIYNDKQALAVDPGGDPEAVIDFLQTQELNLQTILNTHLHFDHIQGNQSLSSRTGAEIMAPQKDSFLLQTEVGGGGFMGFPETPAFDFINLEPGQTVFLDSPCHVLGTPGHTPGSLSFYFPELNAVFVGDLLFFRSVGRTDFPGGDPEVLKESAQKQIFTLPDNTTIYSGHGPESRVLDERLHNPFFHEHKFI from the coding sequence ATGCTCAAATTAAAACAATTCAATCTTGGTCCTCTGGAAACAAACTGTTACCTTATTTACAATGACAAGCAAGCCCTGGCTGTGGATCCAGGCGGTGATCCCGAGGCTGTAATAGACTTTCTTCAGACTCAGGAACTTAACCTCCAGACCATTCTCAACACTCATCTTCATTTTGACCACATCCAGGGAAATCAGTCCTTGTCATCCAGGACCGGGGCGGAGATTATGGCTCCCCAAAAGGACAGTTTTCTCCTCCAGACAGAGGTGGGCGGAGGGGGCTTCATGGGATTTCCAGAGACACCTGCATTTGACTTCATCAACCTGGAACCGGGTCAGACAGTATTTCTGGACAGCCCCTGCCATGTCCTTGGGACTCCGGGACATACCCCGGGCAGCCTGTCATTTTACTTTCCTGAATTGAATGCGGTTTTTGTAGGAGACCTGTTGTTTTTCCGTTCTGTTGGCCGGACAGACTTTCCAGGAGGAGATCCCGAAGTTTTAAAAGAGTCAGCCCAGAAACAGATATTCACCCTTCCGGACAATACCACAATCTATTCAGGTCATGGCCCGGAAAGCAGGGTTCTGGATGAAAGACTCCACAATCCCTTTTTCCATGAGCACAAATTTATCTAG
- the rplU gene encoding 50S ribosomal protein L21, which translates to MFAIIETGGKQFRVKEGQQIKVAKLADEAGSEIVLDKILAAGGQSEVKFGQPYVDGAKVVCDVLSHERDKKVIVFKKKRRKGYSKKQGHRQDFTRLRVKSIEA; encoded by the coding sequence ATGTTTGCGATTATAGAGACTGGTGGAAAACAGTTCCGTGTCAAGGAAGGACAGCAGATTAAGGTGGCCAAACTGGCTGACGAGGCAGGATCCGAGATTGTGCTGGACAAAATTCTGGCTGCAGGCGGTCAGTCCGAAGTTAAATTCGGTCAGCCTTATGTTGATGGGGCCAAAGTGGTCTGCGATGTTCTCAGCCATGAGCGGGACAAAAAGGTCATTGTCTTTAAGAAAAAAAGGCGCAAGGGTTACAGCAAAAAACAGGGACATCGCCAGGACTTCACCAGATTGCGGGTGAAGAGCATTGAGGCCTAG
- a CDS encoding flavodoxin family protein, with protein sequence MKNDLTIFACSPRKGGNTDLAAHEALEAAQRAGCSAQLVYLRNYRVMPCVGCHGCAESQDFECLFKDRDDCAMLLERIDLAGTVCFCSPIYFYHLPAGFKGLIDRSQSYYERWVANPASSPRGKKALCVLVAGRSRGRSLFQGSLLTMRYFLTPFGYDLNDLCLRGVDQKSDLENLPQLRARIRSFVEAGLK encoded by the coding sequence ATGAAGAATGACCTGACCATATTTGCCTGCAGCCCGAGGAAAGGGGGAAATACTGATCTGGCTGCCCATGAAGCTTTGGAGGCAGCCCAAAGGGCCGGCTGCAGTGCGCAATTGGTTTATCTGCGCAATTACCGGGTCATGCCCTGTGTGGGGTGTCACGGTTGTGCAGAATCCCAGGACTTTGAATGCCTTTTCAAGGACAGAGACGACTGTGCCATGCTGCTGGAGCGGATTGATCTGGCCGGGACAGTCTGTTTCTGTTCGCCCATTTATTTTTATCATTTGCCAGCCGGGTTCAAGGGACTTATTGACCGGAGTCAGAGTTACTACGAAAGGTGGGTTGCCAATCCGGCTTCTTCTCCCAGGGGCAAAAAGGCTTTATGTGTACTGGTGGCCGGACGAAGCAGGGGGAGGTCGCTTTTTCAGGGAAGCCTTTTGACCATGAGGTATTTTCTGACACCATTCGGCTACGATCTGAATGATCTTTGTCTGCGCGGAGTGGATCAAAAGAGCGATCTTGAAAATCTTCCCCAGCTTAGGGCCAGGATCAGGAGCTTTGTAGAGGCTGGGCTGAAATGA
- the rpmA gene encoding 50S ribosomal protein L27, translated as MAHKKAGGSSRNGRDSQGQRRGIKKYGGQAVKAGNILVRQLGTKVHPGENVGMGRDYTLFALIDGQVKYEKYARQKRVKTRVSIVPVAV; from the coding sequence ATGGCACATAAAAAAGCCGGTGGAAGCTCCAGAAACGGCAGGGACAGCCAGGGGCAGAGAAGAGGAATTAAAAAATACGGCGGTCAGGCGGTTAAAGCCGGAAACATACTGGTCAGACAGCTGGGAACCAAGGTCCATCCAGGTGAAAACGTAGGTATGGGCAGAGATTACACTCTGTTTGCCCTGATTGACGGGCAGGTCAAATATGAGAAGTACGCCCGCCAGAAAAGGGTCAAAACCAGGGTCAGCATTGTCCCGGTTGCTGTCTGA
- the proB gene encoding glutamate 5-kinase — MKDATKERLKALEKVGRVVIKIGSAVLTSEDGLDLRVVNRLVDQIALIHDRGVDVILVSSGAVAAGCKVLSSCRAKSDLVFKQATSAVGQSRLMHAYDEVFGRYKKITAQILLTRDDLNNRERFINARNTMLQLLRWRVIPIINENDTVAVQELKFGDNDALAALILNLAEADLFINLTSADGVFSDNPLENSQAERIACIRDINAMPIQEMCKGKTKQGSGGMYSKLMAARKAAQIGVPTLILSGKDRFCLEKAFEGEDLGTWIMPCQKVISSRKFWLAYNLEPCGEVVIDQGAARAVFLQGKSLLPAGIVAVKGEFGKGDLVKVIVRGGAEKPAVGLSNYSSSDLALIMGKKSSEIEELLGECLYSEAIHRDNLLSEVLGL, encoded by the coding sequence ATGAAGGATGCCACTAAAGAACGACTCAAGGCCCTGGAAAAAGTGGGACGGGTTGTCATCAAAATCGGAAGTGCAGTGCTTACTTCTGAAGACGGTCTTGACCTGAGGGTAGTGAACAGGCTGGTTGATCAGATTGCCCTGATTCATGACAGGGGAGTGGATGTGATCTTGGTTTCATCCGGAGCAGTGGCTGCCGGATGTAAAGTCCTGTCATCCTGCCGGGCCAAAAGCGACCTGGTCTTTAAACAGGCTACTTCTGCGGTGGGTCAAAGCAGGCTTATGCATGCCTATGACGAGGTCTTTGGAAGGTATAAGAAAATTACAGCCCAGATCCTTTTGACCAGAGATGACCTTAACAACCGGGAACGGTTTATCAATGCCCGCAACACCATGCTTCAACTCCTGAGGTGGCGGGTTATACCGATTATCAATGAAAACGATACAGTGGCGGTCCAGGAACTCAAGTTCGGGGATAATGACGCTTTAGCCGCATTAATCCTGAATTTGGCTGAAGCCGATCTGTTCATCAATTTGACCTCTGCAGACGGGGTTTTCAGCGATAATCCCCTGGAAAACTCCCAGGCAGAGAGGATAGCCTGCATCCGGGACATCAATGCCATGCCCATTCAGGAGATGTGCAAAGGCAAGACCAAGCAGGGCAGCGGCGGCATGTACAGTAAACTGATGGCCGCCAGAAAAGCCGCTCAGATAGGTGTCCCCACCCTGATTCTTTCCGGAAAGGACCGCTTCTGCCTGGAAAAGGCCTTTGAAGGAGAAGATCTTGGAACCTGGATCATGCCCTGCCAGAAGGTTATTTCCAGCCGGAAATTCTGGCTGGCCTACAACCTTGAGCCCTGCGGCGAGGTCGTCATTGATCAGGGAGCTGCCCGGGCCGTGTTCCTGCAGGGTAAAAGCCTTTTGCCGGCCGGCATAGTGGCTGTCAAAGGGGAATTTGGCAAGGGTGATCTGGTGAAGGTCATTGTCCGGGGGGGAGCGGAAAAACCTGCTGTGGGCCTGTCCAACTATAGTTCCTCAGACCTTGCGCTGATTATGGGCAAGAAATCTTCTGAAATAGAAGAACTTCTGGGTGAGTGCCTGTATTCTGAAGCCATTCACCGGGACAACCTTCTGTCCGAAGTTCTGGGTCTTTAA
- a CDS encoding glycosyltransferase, which produces MKDSTIPFSMSTNLSRLRMVHHTILRDQGGTAMIAGLLSLGMCSRGWDSRVESEICGTNGRPSPDLKGRDQDVLVHIHSTQNWPKTLLSCLGLKQRPVVTMHDASLFTGGCVYPLECRKWLAGCHECQRGYSDSHEDWQRRQDAAALVKPVLVSPSAWLAEMAERAFPGLKVRVIANGIEQASALKDDQGHIPDFQGELVLFVAHGGVEAGYKSGGQWMRIWKLIKKTRPRARALFVGNKVQDRTADVFHLPYLPNHAVRSIMERASILIYPSIADNHPLVILEAMMSRLPVVSFGVGGIPEQIKSGSTGILIRPGDYQAMAESAAGLLMHPRQARAMAEQAYGVAMDRFTSPRMIDEYGDIYQDLAAKKEEK; this is translated from the coding sequence ATGAAAGACTCCACAATCCCTTTTTCCATGAGCACAAATTTATCTAGATTGCGCATGGTCCACCATACCATCCTCAGAGATCAGGGTGGCACAGCCATGATTGCCGGGCTGCTCAGCCTGGGGATGTGCTCCAGGGGATGGGACAGTCGGGTTGAAAGCGAAATCTGCGGGACAAATGGCAGGCCGAGTCCTGACCTCAAGGGGCGAGATCAGGACGTGCTGGTCCATATCCATTCCACCCAGAACTGGCCAAAAACCCTTTTATCCTGCCTCGGCCTGAAGCAAAGACCAGTGGTGACCATGCATGATGCCTCCCTTTTTACAGGGGGCTGCGTCTATCCCCTGGAATGTCGCAAATGGCTTGCAGGATGTCATGAATGCCAAAGGGGATACAGTGATTCCCATGAGGACTGGCAGCGCAGGCAGGATGCGGCTGCTCTGGTCAAACCGGTCCTGGTCAGTCCTTCAGCCTGGCTCGCGGAGATGGCAGAAAGGGCTTTTCCGGGCTTGAAGGTCAGGGTTATTGCCAATGGAATAGAACAGGCCTCTGCCCTGAAGGATGACCAGGGGCACATCCCGGATTTTCAGGGTGAGCTTGTACTGTTTGTTGCTCATGGTGGGGTTGAGGCCGGTTATAAAAGCGGTGGCCAGTGGATGCGGATCTGGAAACTGATAAAAAAGACCCGGCCAAGGGCCAGAGCTTTGTTTGTGGGCAATAAAGTACAGGACAGAACAGCTGATGTGTTTCATCTTCCGTATTTGCCCAACCATGCGGTACGGTCCATCATGGAGCGGGCCAGCATCCTGATTTATCCTTCAATAGCTGACAACCATCCGCTGGTGATTCTGGAAGCCATGATGAGCAGGCTGCCAGTTGTTTCCTTTGGTGTGGGGGGCATCCCGGAGCAGATCAAATCCGGGAGCACTGGGATTCTGATCAGGCCGGGTGACTATCAGGCCATGGCCGAGTCTGCCGCAGGACTGCTTATGCATCCCAGACAGGCCAGGGCCATGGCTGAGCAAGCTTATGGTGTGGCAATGGACAGGTTCACTTCCCCAAGAATGATTGATGAGTATGGGGATATTTATCAGGATCTTGCAGCCAAAAAGGAGGAAAAGTGA
- a CDS encoding nitroreductase family protein: protein MRIMETITTRRSIRKFTDEPVTKEHVLAVLEAGRWAPSGLNNQPWRFLVLNARDSRKQALEGCTKYAHVVRGAQVLIVVFLDRKAKYHHEKDCQGAGACIQNMLLAIHGLGLGGVWLGEIINQEKEVHQVLGTDAEHLELMAVVALGHPASGGSSSRRELSQLMVEPF, encoded by the coding sequence ATGAGGATAATGGAAACAATAACCACCAGACGGAGCATCCGGAAGTTTACAGATGAACCGGTTACCAAAGAGCATGTTCTTGCGGTGCTGGAGGCTGGCAGGTGGGCTCCCAGCGGCCTCAACAATCAGCCGTGGAGATTTCTGGTGCTGAATGCAAGGGACTCCAGAAAACAGGCCCTGGAAGGCTGTACCAAGTATGCCCATGTTGTCCGGGGGGCACAGGTGCTTATTGTGGTTTTTCTGGACAGAAAGGCCAAATACCACCATGAAAAAGATTGTCAGGGCGCTGGGGCCTGTATCCAGAACATGCTTCTGGCCATACACGGACTCGGTCTTGGCGGGGTCTGGCTGGGAGAAATCATCAATCAGGAGAAGGAGGTACATCAGGTTCTGGGAACAGATGCCGAACACCTGGAACTCATGGCTGTAGTTGCTCTGGGTCATCCTGCATCTGGGGGGTCATCTTCACGGAGGGAACTTTCCCAGCTGATGGTGGAACCTTTTTAA
- a CDS encoding ComF family protein, whose translation MDPQLSFFWQKTYSILSSGFRQVLGKRCSVCGSVFDQAGPGVILCPACSWELRPRTGGFCGLCARIYALEDESTHLCLSCRTKPFSWQGISFYSVYNGLLKEMIIRYKFRADLGLGNVLGNLLFSATSFHPYEYLDLIVPVPLHRAKLASRGFNQSQELSRILAGRIRLPWSKDALVKTRNTPPQSALDRKHRLKAQKGAFQAGKEKVKDKKILLVDDIMTTGSTLEECTRVLLGSGASQVRVVVLARAV comes from the coding sequence ATGGATCCCCAACTTTCTTTTTTCTGGCAAAAGACCTACAGCATACTCTCCAGCGGATTCCGCCAGGTGCTGGGGAAAAGATGTTCCGTATGCGGATCAGTGTTTGATCAAGCAGGGCCGGGCGTTATCCTTTGCCCGGCATGCTCCTGGGAACTCAGACCCAGGACCGGAGGGTTCTGCGGCCTGTGCGCCAGGATCTATGCCCTGGAGGATGAGTCCACCCACCTCTGTCTGAGTTGCAGAACCAAACCTTTTTCCTGGCAGGGCATATCTTTTTATTCAGTCTACAACGGCCTGCTCAAGGAAATGATCATAAGGTACAAGTTCCGGGCGGATCTGGGGCTGGGCAATGTGCTGGGAAATCTTCTCTTTTCTGCAACCTCTTTTCACCCCTACGAGTATCTTGATCTGATAGTGCCTGTTCCTCTGCACCGGGCAAAGCTGGCCAGCAGAGGTTTCAACCAGAGCCAGGAACTGTCCAGGATTCTGGCTGGCAGGATCAGACTGCCATGGTCTAAGGATGCCCTGGTCAAGACCAGGAATACTCCTCCTCAGAGCGCCCTGGACCGTAAACACAGACTTAAGGCTCAGAAGGGTGCTTTTCAGGCAGGCAAGGAAAAGGTCAAGGATAAAAAAATCCTTCTGGTGGATGATATAATGACTACTGGTTCCACTTTAGAGGAATGTACAAGGGTTCTCCTGGGTTCCGGGGCCTCTCAGGTCCGGGTGGTGGTTCTGGCCAGAGCGGTCTGA
- the obgE gene encoding GTPase ObgE, whose translation MRFVDEAMITVRSGKGGNGCVSFRREKYIPKGGPDGGDGGKGGDIYFVADDKLLTLYDFRHKRVYEAGNGQSGMGRQKFGAGGNDLVVKVPPGTIIYSVSDEGESLVADLTVPDRKVLVARGGTGGKGNAHFKSSTMRAPRFAQPGQEGQELRLRLTLKVMADAGLLGLPNAGKSTFISLVSAAKPKIGAYPFTTLTPNLGVLDNDQGTRLVMADIPGLIEGAHEGHGLGDRFLKHVERTRFLVHILSVEDIDPDKPTQGFDLLNHELEKYSPELAQKEQIRVFNKIDLLDQDTLDRIMKNSSHIDPDIYYISALEGTGVDRLLKAIWEKFYRLSGRV comes from the coding sequence ATGAGGTTTGTTGACGAAGCCATGATTACCGTACGTTCGGGAAAAGGCGGAAACGGTTGCGTTTCATTCAGACGGGAGAAATATATTCCCAAGGGCGGACCCGACGGTGGTGATGGAGGAAAAGGCGGAGACATCTACTTTGTGGCTGATGACAAATTGCTTACCCTGTATGATTTCAGACATAAAAGAGTTTATGAGGCTGGTAACGGGCAGTCCGGGATGGGCCGGCAGAAATTCGGAGCTGGCGGAAATGATCTGGTGGTGAAAGTGCCTCCAGGAACCATAATTTATTCGGTCTCGGACGAAGGCGAATCTCTGGTGGCCGATCTGACTGTTCCTGACCGGAAAGTCCTTGTGGCCAGAGGAGGAACCGGTGGCAAGGGTAATGCCCATTTCAAGTCCTCAACCATGCGTGCTCCCAGATTTGCCCAGCCCGGACAGGAAGGCCAGGAGTTGAGGCTTCGCCTGACGCTCAAGGTCATGGCTGACGCTGGTCTTCTGGGTCTGCCCAATGCAGGAAAATCCACATTTATTTCCCTGGTTTCAGCTGCAAAACCAAAAATTGGGGCCTATCCGTTTACAACCCTGACTCCCAATCTTGGAGTCCTGGATAATGATCAGGGAACCCGTCTGGTCATGGCTGACATTCCCGGGCTCATTGAGGGTGCTCATGAAGGGCACGGCCTGGGAGACAGGTTCCTGAAGCACGTTGAGCGGACCAGGTTTCTGGTCCATATATTGAGTGTAGAGGATATTGATCCGGATAAACCCACGCAGGGATTTGATCTTCTTAACCATGAACTGGAAAAATACTCCCCGGAACTGGCTCAAAAGGAGCAGATCCGGGTGTTTAACAAGATCGATCTGCTGGACCAGGATACCCTGGACAGGATAATGAAGAATTCATCCCATATTGACCCGGATATATACTATATTTCTGCCCTTGAAGGAACAGGAGTGGATAGACTCCTTAAGGCGATATGGGAAAAATTTTACAGGTTGTCCGGCCGGGTCTAA